Below is a window of Eschrichtius robustus isolate mEscRob2 chromosome 13, mEscRob2.pri, whole genome shotgun sequence DNA.
GTTGCTGCGGGATGCCCCAGAAAGCCTTCTCCTTGCAGCCGGAAACTCAGTGCAAGAGTCTAAGTGAGACTTTCTCATTCAGCCGCAGTGCTGGACCCAGGGGAGGAGTGGGAAGCCATGCTGCCAGAGTTGAAGGCTACCCTGCAGCAGCTGCTGAAGCTTCCCCAGGAAGGAGAGGGGATGCCTGAGGAGGTTGCCGAAACAGAGACGGCGGAAGAGGTGGAAGGACGCATCCGTCGATTGCTAGCCAAAGCTAGTTACAAGTATGTGAAAGAATGGGATATTCTCTCATGACCTGTTAGGTTTAGAGTTAACCTTTgagaaacaatatattttttaattgaagtatagttgatttacagtgttgtgctaatttctgttctacagcaaagtgactgtTGATACACATATGTACGTTCTTtaacaatgttttttttaaatgaactgcaCTTAGGGTATGCTGCCATCAGATGGTGGTAGGTGTTTTCATTGCAGTAATAGTCTGAACATCAGATTTATGCCAAAGGCAAAGTCTACAATTAAGCATGCTTTTCTACTTttacaaatgtttaaagaaactaCTAAAACAACTAAACGTAAATCATGTTATAATTGAATATGACCAAAGTCCTGCTTCATTTGAAGAAGACGACCTGTAAGTAGAATTCTAGTTCTATAAAGtaagttacttaaactttctggggctcagtttcattatttatttagaaatagtTGATTAGATCATAAGATCTCTAGTGGCTTTCTAATTCCAAAATGTGTGAGCTGATAAATAATAACAAACGTGCTCAATCCTGCCTTAATCTTTAAATCAACCTGGTATgaatcctgatcttagagaaaagatTTTTGTGACTAGAACTTGAGAGCACCTTGGCAACAAAAGCCTTATAGCTGTCCACAGGTATTCTTAAACCTCAGCCACAAGTCATTAGTTTACTTCTTACCTAATTAGGCTGCTCAGAAAGGCTGAAGAGAGGGTGGCTAGTTGGCTCTCTAACTCCCTACGTCTCTCTGGTGTCTCTCTTTGCTAAAGCATAAAAGGCAGCCTGCTCTGCCTCCAAGCATGCTAGCGATGAGTTAGGAAAAGGCTTCTTCTCGTGTTAAAGATGTCCCCTCCTTCAGCAATCCTTGGCAGCCAGTGCTGGGTGAAGTTCTTAATAGCTGAGGTTCTGGCTTCCAGTTACAAATTTAAACGTGTTAGAACGTAACTTTTTAACAGTTTAATAGCagagtttttgggggttttttgtttttttttaagcaggaaTCTACTTTTTTGTAATTAGACAATATGTTCACATGGTACAGTATTTAAAATTCGAACAAGGACGTGCCATGAAAAATCCCTTCCAAACCTGCTTTCCAGCCAGTTAGTTCCCTTTGCATAGTGAGCCTCCTTCTAGAGATAATGTGTAGTCACACAGTCAAACATatctactttttttccccctttttatacAAGTGACAGAATTCTCTACCAGTAGGTCTAGGTTCTTGATGGAATCATGACATAGGCTGCCTGACACAAGGCTGCAGTGACACTCTTATGGGTGCCTGATTGGTGACAGGTTATGTTCTGTCAGGCAGGCCATCATTCTCACTCGAGAAGCCATAGGCCACTTCCAGGAATCTGAACCCTTCTGTCATATGGACCCAGAGGAGTCAGAGAAGACCGGGTTCCTGAATCTCTTAGGAACTATCTTCAAAGGTAAATTCCTTTTCCTTCAGTCAGCAAACAAGACACTTCAACTGTATTTATAGACCATTTACTTTATGTCAGACACTCGCCTGGCTGGCACCCTGGTGCTGAAAGAGGCTAGAGGGGAGTTAGTGGTGCTTCTGCTCTGGAATGGAAGCAGCCCACGGGCCTAAGATTTAGTCACAGGGTATAAAAGTTTATTTCCAAACCGTAGAGGACTTGAGGAATCTTTTTTGAGAAATGAACTAACATATTTTGGAATAAATTCTAAATTTATACTTTCCTAgtgggaattccccggtggtccagtggttaggactctgcatttccattgcagggggcacaggttcgatccttggtcagggaactaagatcccgcaggtaGCAcggcacggcaaaaaaaaaaaacaaaaaaaaaaactttcctattGTAGAAACAAATATTCAGCGATGTTTAGATCTGTTGGGTTTCCCCATATACCCTTGAACAAAAACCATCCTGTAATTCTTTAACTGTAGGCCCAGCAGCTCCCACACAGGAGAAGAATCCCCAGGGGGCTGCGGGGAACTTGGGCCCAGGAGAGACTGGCTGTAAAGACAAGTCCAGTGTGTCAGAGCCTGAGAAATGCAGGGAAAACGATGAGCTGGTGAAGCAGGAGATGCTGGTGCAGTATCTGCAGGACGCCTACAGCTTCTCTCTGAAGATCACAGAGGCCATTGGCATCATAAGCAAGATGATGTATGAACACACAACTACAGGTACGCCGGCATCCCCTCTGCAAGGACTGGGTCTTGGAGTTGGAAGAACCGGTCTTGTCCGTATTTATTGATGTCTGTCTGCTCCTTTGAAAGGCCCGGATTCTTACTTCAGTTTGCTTTGTGTAGCCCTGCAGAGTGTGCACAGTATTTCACGGGGCATTTAGGGGAGTTGGCATCCTCAGGGAAAAAGGAGGAAGGCCTCCGCTCGCATGTTGCTACATTAAGAAAGGTTCTGTCTTTAAGTATTGGGGGAGTTTTGCCAAGCAGATAGGTGACATTTGTGTCTGTCCTCTCAGTGGTACAGGAGGTGATTGAATTCTTTGTGATGGTGTTCCAATTTGGGGTACCCCAGGCCCTGTTCGGGGTGCGCCGCATGCTGCCTCTCATCTGGTCGAAGGAGCCTGGTGTCCGGGAAGCTGTGCTGAACGCCTACCGCCAACTTTACCTCAAACCTAAGGGGGATTCTGCCAGGTAGATGGGCTGTGTTTGCCTTTGCTAACTTTTCTGAAATCAGCTTTTCACAGGCTGTGTCTCGCCTCCTGAAGGagtggcggcgggggcgggggaggtgggCACCCTTCTTCTAGGGGAGTTCTAGCTCCAGAGGCACTAGGTCTGTAATGGGCTCGGGGTGGGGCTGAACTTCCAGTGAAACCCATCCTAAGCAgttatttggtttgtttttgtttttctttttattgaagtatagttgatgtgtaCAATATTAAATGTTATAAGTGTGCAATATAGTAATTCACtatttttaaaggctatactccatttatagttataaaatattccccacgtacagtatatccttgtagcttactttatacataacagtttgtacctcttaatctcctgcccctatattgtccctcccccttccctctccccactggtgaccgctagtttgttctttatatctgtgagtctaaagcacatatttattatttgacaCTGTGGTGGGATTGCCTAATAACCTGTTTGCCAGGTTCAGCTTCTTGGTCTTTTAATGACCCCTGATCTCTGCTGTTCCCACAGAGCCAAGGCCCAGACTTTGATTCACAATCTCTCTTTGCTGCTAGTGGATGCCTCAGTTGGGACCGTTCAGTGTCTTGAGGAAATTGTAAGTCTCCTCACTTTGACCTactcattcagcaagtattaGTGAGTAATTACTGTGTGTTCAGCAACTTACTCAGCCCTGCAAAGAAGTATAAGATTATTCGCTTTGAAGTCTAGTTGGCAGcccaaaacacaaaacatttctAGAGCAATGCAGCAGATTGCTAAGTGGCCCAGGCAATGGTTATAGTAGCGatagtaatataataataataacacgtTATGCCAGGTACTGTATTTAGCACTTTGCTCATATTAATTTGctgatcctcacaacagccctaggaGGTAATACTATTATCAGCATTTTACAACGAgaaatctgaggcacagagatctTAAAGAACTTGGCTAATTTCAGCTACTTAGGGGCAAAGTttgagattcaaactcaggcatAAGAGTTGCAGAAAACATCCTCTTACCTGGTATGTTCTGTTGACGAGTAGAGTGGGAAAGAGAGCAGTGTGAGATGGGATACTCGAGGGAAGAGCTTCCTGAAGGTGGCAGGACTTAATCTGGGTCTTGATGAGTAGGATTTAGAGAATTACAGAAAGGAGGGAAAACATTTCAGACAGAAAGCCAAGAAAGAGTACTGCCTATGTTGTAGAATGAAGACGATTGTGTTCTGGCTCAAAACTGTCATCTGGAAAAGATAGAAAGCTGGAAATGTGGTTTGGAACTAAATCTGGAAGATCCCGGGATGCCTTTCAAGAGTCTAGGACCTGAACCTTGTCAGCCAGGGGCTCCAGCATTTTAGTGAGGTAGAGCTGCTTTGAAGGGTTTGGAttatgggacaaaaggcagaggtggTGCTGACCACCAGCGTCCACTGGGAGGAGTATCACCGCTGGCCACGTTTTTTCCTCACTGCGGGAAAGAAGAGCCTGCTGGTGGCACTTGGCCCGAGATCTTGTAGAGTAGCTGCTGGCCAGGAGCCCAGACAGCAGGCAGAGGAGAGCTATTTCTACATGGTGAGCAGAACTGTGGCATGATGAAATAGACGTCTGGGGAGGTCACAGCATACAGGTTGGTTGGAGCAGAGGCTAGAGACAGGGATGTCCCTGGAGGCTGCTGTAGATGTGCAGTGACAGGAGTCTAgactttgggggtgggaggaaaatCTGTAGAATTGCACTTTAAtggaagataaattttaaaaggaagaatagGTCGGACTAAGTGACTGATACATAAAAAATTAGGTGACTGTGAAGTTGGAAGCATATGTGACTGTTGGTGTTGGTGTCGttggcaaaatgaaaaggcaagaaagGACGATGGCATCCATTTCAGACATGTTGAGTTAGTGGTAACAGCAAGAAAACCTACTAGAAATCTCCAGAATGTAGTCCAAACTATAGATCCACATGAACTCAACGAGGTCAGTTTCAATATGTCATCTTAATAAACGTAGTTTTGAAGGCATGAGAGCAGAAAAGTAGCGGAGACGGAAGCACCTCCCAAGACCCTGCTTTACATTTTgagcctccttcctctcccactcctAAACAAACATTGCCTTACTTAGGTTCTCGATATTCTCTTCAGAGGAGGTGGACCAAGCATCAGGGGAATTGTTATTTTTTGGCCTgagccctttttcttttctctgcagcTCTGTGAGTTTGTGCAGAAGGATGAACTGAAACCAGCAGTGACCCAAGTGCTGTGGGAGCGGGCAACCAAGAAGGTGCCCTGCTCTCCTCTGGAGCGCTGTTCCTCTGTCATGCTTCTTGGGATGATGGCACGGTGAGGCTCAGATCCAGGCAGGCGGTAGgatgagagaggaagggaaggttcCCTTAAGACTGCTTCAGTAATAGCAGTCAGGCCCAGCTGAGCTCTGCGCATGCATCAGCCACCTAAATGGAGAATAAAACAGTGACCGTACCAGTCTACCCCCAGGCAGCAGAAACAGTGGGgtcaacagagcaagagggatGCCAAGGGGCCAGCCCTATGCCAGAGCCTCTCTGTAGCGCTCCAAGGTGCTCGAAGCCCTGAGTTGGGTGCTGGTTCCTACCCCCCTTGGTGTTGTCCCCCACGCAGAGGTGTCCGTGAGTGGCTTTAACGCTTTGGCTTCCTTCTCCCAGAGGAAAACCAGAAATTGTGGGAAGCAACTTAGACACACTGGTGAGCATAGGGCTGGATGAGAAGCTTCCACAGGACTACAGGTTGGCCCAACAGGTGTGCCATGCCATTGCCAACATCTCTGACAGGAGGAAGGTACGTGGGGTGGTTACGTCCAAACTAAGGCGGTGCGCGTCCTTCTGTCCACCCTCAACACACACCCACGTTGTCTTCCCTGCTTTGGACAGCCTTCTCTGGGCAAACGTCACCCTCCCTTCCGGCTGCCTCAGGAACACTGCTTGTTTGAGCGACTGCAGGAGACGGTCACGAAAGGTGAGCACCATGAAGGGCCTCGGGCAGAATTGGGCCTTTGTCTGCAGTGGCAACTTCTCCCTTCTGCTGCGCAGGCGTTGTCCGCCCAGACCCACTCTGGATCCCATTCAAGGAGGCGGCAGTGACCCTCATTTACCAGCTGGCAGAGGGCCCCGAGGTGATCTGTGCCCGGATGCTGCAGGGCTGTGCAAAGCAGGCCCTGGAGAAGCTGGGAGAGAAGAGCAGCCCCCAGGAGGCCCCGAGTAAGTAGGCAAGAGGGTCGGTGGGCCCGCGGGCAGCAGCCAGCTTCTGCTGTGTCCCTGCCGGCCAGGAGCCACTGACACCACCACTTCCCACAACCACTCCCGACCCCCTCAGCCCACGCTGTCCCTTTCTGTCACTCAGGCCGGGCCAGTCACTGCTACCACACCCTCCACCCCCGTCTCTTGCTTCTTCACTGGGGTGTAGAGCGCGTGAGCAAGGGGGCCATCAGTATTGCGGGGGCCTGTGAGATTTGATTGTCTTTTTCTCCCTGCTTTCCTGCTCCCCCTCCTGCAGAGGACACCCCCATGCTCCCCACTTTCCTGTTGATGAACCTGCTGTCCCTGGCCGGGGACGTGGCTCTGCAGCAGCTGGTGCATCTGGAGCAGGCAGTGAGTGGAGAGCTCTGTCGGCGCCGAGTTCTTCGGGAAGAACAGGAGCATAAGACGAAAGAACCAAAGGAGAAGGTGAATGGCATGCCTGGGCATTTGGGTTTGGGTCCCAGGCGTTTCCCAGATTTGCTTCCGGCCCTCGGGTCCTTCACATTTCCTTCTGGGGATCTCCGCTTCTCTCCTGTTAAATGAGCTGATGGAGACTGCCTCCTAGCTGCTACTACTCTGGAAACGATTAGTGAGAACAAAGATGGATCACCCAGGAAGGAAGGTTTTAGGTAAATACAGAGCATCGAGATAGGGACCTTGGCAAGACACAGGCTGTGCCCTAGGCAGTGTTTGTTAGAACCAGCACACTCCCACGGCCTTTCCGGCAGCCTTGGTGACTGGGCCTAGCACCTGATGGGACCTTGTGTTCTCTCCGCTAGAGGCAGTGATGTCTGGCAGACAAATGAGAGACAGAGCCCTGCAGCAGTGGGATAAAGTCTGACCTTCTCTGTGACTTTGAACCATTGTCTGGCAGGCTCCATCTGTTTACTGTGTATAGGAAGTTATATGCTTCTGTGAGGAGGAATTCAGAAGAGAAGTGGGATGCTTTGGCAACTTAAACACAGACGGACTTCGTTCTTTTCCGGTTTAATTCAGGAGTCCTTCTTTGGATACATGTGACAAGCCTGTGAATGGTTTTGCAGAATTTGCCTTTCCCCAGATCCATTTGTGCAAAATGAAGGGTAGGCTGAAATCAAAACGGTCTGCTCACCCATGATCCCTGGCTGCCTTCCCATCAGAATCCAAGCTCTGAGGCCACCATGGAGGAGGAGATGGGGCTGGTTGGGGCTACGGCTGATGACACCGAGGCAGAACTCATCCGCGGCATCTGTGAGCTGGAGCTGCTAGATGGTGAGAAGAATTGCTGAGTGACCCTCTCCCCGGCTAAGTAGGCTGTCCCAAACCTAGAGTTGTTCCCTCCACCAGGCAAACAGACACTGGCTGCCTTTGTTCCACTTCTGCTTAAAGTCTGCAACAACCCTGGTCTCTATAGCAACCCAGAGCTCTCTGCAGCTGCTTCACTTGCCCTCGGCAAGTTCTGCATGATCGGGTAGGCCTTGGGGTGGGCATCGCCTTCTCCAGGAGGATGGGGGATGGTATGGTTTCCCTGATGATCCTCTCTTTGCCCCTAGTGCCACTTTCTGTGACTCCCAGCTTCGGCTTCTGTTCACCATGCTAGAAAAGTCGTCACTCCCCATCGTTCGATCTAACCTCATGATTGCTACTGGGGATCTGGCCATCCGCTTCCCCAACGTGGTGGACCCCTGGACACCTCATCTGTATGCTCGGTGAGAGACACCTCACAGCACCTTCACCGTCCCTGCCAGCCCTGGAGGCTGTGGTGAAGTCAGTGTGAGAATCCCCAGAACTGTTCCCTGGTCTTTAGTGTTCCCTTGAACATCTGTGCAGGCCCTGGCTGAGGGTGGCCCCAAAGGGATTGATGCTTCTTGTCTAAAGCCTTGGTTACAGCCTTGGCCTCTTTCCCCAAACCCAGCTTTCAACTCTAGACAGCCTCTAACTGCTTCTAGAATGGCACTAGGAAGAGGCCATAGAGTCCTACTGAGGGCCTCTCTGCCAGCGTCAGCTTTAGCCCATGGTCTTGGTCCTGATGACACGGATTTCATTCTTAGTCTCCGGGACCCCGCTCAGCAAGTGCGGAAAACAGCCGGGCTGGTGATGACCCACCTGATCCTGAAGGACATGGTGAAGGTGAAGGGGCAGGTGAGCGAGATGGCCGTGCTGCTCGTCGACCCTGCCCCTCAGATCGCTGCCCTGGCCAAGAACTTCTTCAGTGAGCTCTCCCGCAAGGTGAGAGGTGGGGGCAGCTTAGAGCTTGCTGCCGGGGGACATGCAGGTCACCTCGTCTCTTTGATGTGACTCTCTCTCTTACAGGGCAATGCAATCTATAACCTCCTTCCAGATATCATCAGCCGCCTGTCAGCCCCTGAGGGAGGAGTGGAGGAGGAGCCTTTCCACACCATcatgaagtagagttccctgggcctTGGGGCACATTTTCCATTGTAGAGCAGCCTTAGGAATCAGACAAACCTGTATGTGATTTCTGGCTCTGCTACTCTTTAGCCGTGTGGACTTCAGCAGTaaccacctctctgtgcctgttccTCCTGTGTAAAAGGAGGCCAGAAATACTTCCCCTTTATTAGTTCTTGAAAAGATTCAATAAGGTAAAAGTCCTGACACTGGATGGCAGCTGCTTTTGTTATAAATTTCCAGTCACAGTGAAATTCCTCAGGAGGGTGAGGTGGACCCTTCCCCGAGGCGtgagagagggcaggagggacAGGCCCGGGCATGGGCCGTGGCAGAGAAGGGCCTGCTACGGAGGCAGGAGGATGACAGAAGGCTGGTGCTGGGGAGGGTACGGGGCTGGTGTTGGCAGTGGGTGGGTTCGGAGCTGCCCCCAGAGACAGCACATCCGCATCTCCCCTCCTGCAGGCAGCTCCTTTCCTACATCACCAAGGACAAGCAGACCGAGAGCCTGGTGGAGAAGCTGTGTCAGCGGTTCCGCACGGCCCAGTATGCTGCCTTCCTTGAGGGCTCTTTGTGCCGAGAGGGAAAGagccccaccccccgacccccccaccccccgccccaggggcctccccggggctGTGGGAGGCTGATGAGGAAGGAGGCCTTTCCCTCCTGGGTCCCACTGCTCCTCACAGAGCCGTCCCGCCCACAGGACCGAGCGCCAGTACCGGGACCTGGCCTACTGCGTGTCACAGCTGCCCCTCACAGAGCGGGGCCTCCGCAAGGTGCTGGAAAACTTTGACTGCTTTGGAGATAAACTGTCAGACGAGTCCATCTTCAGCGCCTTTTTGTCCGTTGTGGGCAAGTTGCGGCGTGGAGCCAAGCCCGAGGGCAAGGTGAGCGCACCCGCTGCGTTCCAGCCGCAGTTCATTCTGGTGTTCTGCGGCTCTGGATTTCTGACTTAGCCCCAGCTGATTGCAACCAAGTAACCAGAGTGACCTGAGACCAGATCTTTCTGTCTCCAATTCCtggttctttgtttctcttttttcttttctttagtagACTTTATTGAGGGCAGTTTCAGGTTCAAAGCAAAACTGAGTAAAGTATAGAGTCCTCCCatgtgccccctgcccccaggcaggCACAGCCTCACAGCCTCCCTGGTTACCCGCATCCCCCGCCAGAGGCTAGAGCGGGACATCCATGAACCTGCCTTGACACATCACCATCGCCCAGAGAGCGTGGTTTCCAGGAGGGTTCACTCTCGGTCATGTGCGCGCTGAGGGTTTAGACGAATGTATCGTGGCCTGTGCCCACCACTGCGCGACATTCAGAGTAGATTCCCTGCCCTGAGCATCCTCTGCTCCCCTGTTCACCCCACCTCCCCGCAGCCCTGGCAGCCACGGGTCTTTTTACTGTTGCCACAGCTTCGCCTTTCGCAGGGTGTCGTATCATCGCACCCACACGGTACATACTCTTCTCAGTTGGGTACTTTCATTTAGTGATATGcgtttaaggttcctccatgtcttttcacggacttgtttttttttttggctgccttgggtcttcgttgctgcgcgcgggctttttctagtggcggcgagcgggggctgctcttcgttgcagtgcgtgggcttctcattgcggtggcttctcttgttgcggagcacgggctctaggctcacgggcttcagtagttgtagcacacgggctcagtagttgtggctcgcaggctctagagcgcaggcgcagtagttgtggcgcacgggcttagttgctccgctgcatgtgggatcttcccggaccagggctcgaacccgtgtctcctgcattggcaggcggattcttaaccactgtgccaccagggaagccccgacttgtttctttttaatcataGAAATAACTATATATTTCCAGGCCTGCTTTTCACCTCTTTTTGCCTCCAGGCTGTAATAGATGAATTTGAGCAGAAGCTTCGGGCCTGTCACACCAGAGGTTTGGATGCAATAGAGGAACTTGAGATTGGCCAAGCGGGTAGCCAGAGAGCCCCATCAGCCAGGAAACAGCCTGCTGGTACGTGAGGCAGCCCCTCGCAAGACAGACCAGGCGGGGCCCTCCTCTCAGATagaggttccttttttttttttcctttttggactCACGCCTCTGCCTTTTTTAGTCTCTAGACACCGGCATCTGGCTTCTGCAGCGTCACACAGTGACTTTGTCACACCTGAGCCTCGCCGTACTACCCGATGGCATCCAAACTCCCAGCAGCGAGTTTCAAGAAAGAAACTCAGAATCGTCTTCTCAAGTGATGAGTCCAGCGAGGAAGGTACGGTGCTTCCTTCCACACCCGGCCCAGAAGAAGCACAgctcggggggcgggggggaggctgGCTTTGATGGGGTCCTGCTGCGTAGGCCCCCTGCCCCCAAGGTCCTCTTCCTCCCTGTGCAGTGTGGTCTGGGACTGTCCCGTTTGTTCTCTGAGACCTATGTTTCACCATCTTTGTGACTCAGCTTTTTCTTATTCCCCCAATTCTTTGAATAGAACCGTCAGCAGAGATGACAGACGATGAGACACCCAAGAAAACCACCCCCATCCGCCGAGCATCTGCTCACAGGCACAGGTCCTAGGGGCAGCCTTGCCTGTTCCCAACCCTGCTGTGCAGGTGTCTTGTAGAGTGACCTTGAATTCCATTCCCCTTGTAAAATACTTGTTTGCCTGTCTCcttgtttttttaatgcataaatgGTCTTTATAACAGACGGCTTTGCTCTTAAACTAGCCTAACTGAACCGAGTTGAGCTGCTTTCCTTGGAATATACATTTGCCAGTTTCCTACTTTTCcaatgaataaatgtttttatatacttttaGAGGTTTTTCCTAAGCTCATCTTTGTTTCATCTTTCTCGTTAGCCCAGAGGCAGGCAGCAGATAGAGGGTTATTGATCCAGAAGGAGAAGATGAGCCCAGGAGTCTGGGGCCTGTCCCAGCATCTGCTGAGTTTCACGCCCCCTCAGTGCCTCATCTTTCCCTCTCGACCTCCCCACCCTGCACGCGTGGCAGGATTGCTCCGCTGTGCAGAATTAGGCAGCGTCTACACTCCAGATCCGCACTTCTCAATCTGGGGGCGATTTTGCCCTGCAGGGGACAGTCGGCAACGTCTAGAGACTATTTTTGTGGTCACAACCCAGCGGGAAGGGGTGCTACCAGCAGCTAGGGGGctgaggccagggatgttgctaaatatcctacaatgcacaggacagatcCCACCACAGAGAATGCTCCGGCCCAAAATGTCAGTGAAGCTGAAGTTGAGGAACCCTCCTCTCCACCAAGGGCTGGCTTCTGTCCTGCCCCCGCCCTGACTCGTGCCCCTGACCCCATCTCTAAAGATAGGTGACTGACCTGGCCAGGCTGATGGGAGATCAGGTCATGATTCCCCTTCAGCTCTAGACACTGTCTCTGGGGACTGTCTCCCAGGGATTCCTCACCACGTTACAGGGTCTGCAGCAAGTCAGCCCCTCAGATGCAGGCCCCGTCCACCCACTCCTACTCCCCAGTTCCTCTCTGCTGAGTCACCTGAACTGGAGGCAGTGAGGCTGCTGTCACGGCTACACTGGTGTCTTTGCTGTCATGACAACAGCACACTGCATCAGTCGTGCTCCCAGAGCACTGAGCTCCCTCTTTTCAGCAAAGGACAGTAATGAGAAATGACAAGCATGCGGCAAAGGGGGACATGCTTCGGGTAGCACAGGAGGGTGGAGGGGCTCCTAAGGTCCTTGTCAGGGAAAGCGCTGCCGTCCTGGTGGAGCCTGAGGAGGAGGCCGCATCCCCCTCCACTTACCCAGCAGACTCCTCAGTGAGGCGCTTCCCACCTCCCCTCACCATTAGCTGCCCTGTGGCCCTGCTCTTCCTGCTCCTGCAAAAGTCTGGCCGTGGACCATGCAGATGTCTGCCAGCCACAGCCAGCCTTGGATCTGGGGCCCCAAGGAGGGAGGGCAATCCCAGAAAGGCAAGGGACAGGCTGGAGTCGGGGTGCAGGCCAGTGCTCTCTGCCTTTTAAGCAAAGGTTATCACCATGCGGGCTAAACTTAGCCACAGGCTTTTCAGCTGGAAAAGGGGGCTGGTCTCAGGTTACGCTGGGCCAGCAAAGAGGCCCCAATTCTGTCCCCCAGCACCTGCTGATGGGCAATGTCcattccaccccaccccctc
It encodes the following:
- the NCAPD2 gene encoding condensin complex subunit 1, with amino-acid sequence MSPHLYEFHLPLSPEELLKSGGVNQYVVQEVLSIRHLPSHLKAFQAAFRAQGPLAMLEHFDTIYSILHHFRSIDPGLKEDTLEFLIKVVSRHSQELPAILDDATLSGSDRSAHLNALKMNCYALICLLESFETMTSQTSLMDLDLGGKGRKARAKATHGFDWEEERQPILQLLTQLLQLDIRHLWSHSIIEEEFVCLVTGCCYRLLENPTISHQKNRSTREAITHLLGVALTRYNHMLSATVKIIQMLQHFEHLASVLVAAVSLWATDYGMKSIVGEIVREIGQKCPQELSRDPSGAKGFAAFLTELAERVPAILMSSMCILLDHLDGENYMMRNAVLAAVAEMVLQVLNGDQLEAAARDTRDQFLDTLQAHGHDVSSFVRSRVLQLFTRIVQQKALPLTRFQAVVALAVGRLADKSVLVCKNAIQLLASFLANNPFSCKLSDTDLAGPLQKETQKLQEMRAQRRAAAASAVLDPGEEWEAMLPELKATLQQLLKLPQEGEGMPEEVAETETAEEVEGRIRRLLAKASYKQAIILTREAIGHFQESEPFCHMDPEESEKTGFLNLLGTIFKGPAAPTQEKNPQGAAGNLGPGETGCKDKSSVSEPEKCRENDELVKQEMLVQYLQDAYSFSLKITEAIGIISKMMYEHTTTVVQEVIEFFVMVFQFGVPQALFGVRRMLPLIWSKEPGVREAVLNAYRQLYLKPKGDSARAKAQTLIHNLSLLLVDASVGTVQCLEEILCEFVQKDELKPAVTQVLWERATKKVPCSPLERCSSVMLLGMMARGKPEIVGSNLDTLVSIGLDEKLPQDYRLAQQVCHAIANISDRRKPSLGKRHPPFRLPQEHCLFERLQETVTKGVVRPDPLWIPFKEAAVTLIYQLAEGPEVICARMLQGCAKQALEKLGEKSSPQEAPKDTPMLPTFLLMNLLSLAGDVALQQLVHLEQAVSGELCRRRVLREEQEHKTKEPKEKNPSSEATMEEEMGLVGATADDTEAELIRGICELELLDGKQTLAAFVPLLLKVCNNPGLYSNPELSAAASLALGKFCMIGATFCDSQLRLLFTMLEKSSLPIVRSNLMIATGDLAIRFPNVVDPWTPHLYARLRDPAQQVRKTAGLVMTHLILKDMVKVKGQVSEMAVLLVDPAPQIAALAKNFFSELSRKGNAIYNLLPDIISRLSAPEGGVEEEPFHTIMKQLLSYITKDKQTESLVEKLCQRFRTAQTERQYRDLAYCVSQLPLTERGLRKVLENFDCFGDKLSDESIFSAFLSVVGKLRRGAKPEGKAVIDEFEQKLRACHTRGLDAIEELEIGQAGSQRAPSARKQPAVSRHRHLASAASHSDFVTPEPRRTTRWHPNSQQRVSRKKLRIVFSSDESSEEEPSAEMTDDETPKKTTPIRRASAHRHRS